CTGCGCCCGCGCGGGCACCGGTCGCTGGGCTTCGTGCTGCTCGTCGCGCAGATGGTCCCCGGCATCATCATGGCGCTGGGGTTCTACGGCATCTACGTCAAACTGGGCATCACGAACACGGCCTGGGGGCTGGTCCTGGCCGACTCGACGATCGCGGTGCCGTTCGCCGTGCTCATCCTCACCTCCTTCATGACCTCCGTGCCGGACGAGCTCGTCCAGGCGGCCACGATCGACGGGGCGGGCGCGGTGCGCACGTTCTGGTCGGTGGTGCTGCCCGCGAGCCGCAACGGGGTCGTGACCGCCGGGCTCTTCTCGTTCCTGTGGGCCTGGTCCGACTTCGTCTTCGCGGCGACGCTCGACGGCGGTGGCTCGATGCGGCCGTTGACCCTGGGCATCTACCGCTACATCGGCAACAACAACCAGGAGTGGAACTCCATCATGGCGACGGCGGTGGTCGCCTCGGTGCCGGCCGCCGTGCTCCTCGTGCTGGCGCAGCGCTTCGTCGCCGCCGGCGTCACCGCGGGCGCCGTCAAGGACTAGCCCCTTCCGGAAAGGACAACTTCTGTGCCCACGGGCGAATTCTCGCTGCGGGAGATCCCGTTCAGCTACCCGGGATCGTGGCTCGACGTCTCCCCGGTGGTGGCCCAGGCCACCTGCGCCGACGACCCGCACCTGGTCTCCCACCGCCACGGCATGCACGCCGTCCTGGCCCTGGTCGCCGACGGACCGGTGACGGCCACGCCGTCAGAACTCGCCTGGGGCCGCGGGCGGATCAGGGCGGCGTTCGCGTCCCCGGAAGCACTGCGGATCGCCGGGCGCGGCGCCGAGCTGCGGATCAGGGCGGCGGAGCCCACGCTGACCCCGTTCACCGGCACGTACTTCTTCACCGACCCGGTCGACGGCTCCGGTGTGTTCACCTCGTACGAGACCGGCTACCGCTACCGGATCACCGTCCTTTCCGGACACGTACGGCACATCGGAGCCGAAGCACTCGGCACAGCCGAGCGCGCGGTCGTCGTCAGCGGCGACGAGTGGGAGGTGGCGATCGAGGAACTGCCCGGGGCCCGCGCGCAGTACGTGCCGGAGCAGACGTTCGACGAGGTCGTCACGGCGGCACTCGCCGCGTTCACGACCTTCGCCGACGACGTGGCGCCGTGGCGCAGCGAACGCACCCCGGCGGCCGAACTCGCCTGTTACGTGCTCTGGTCGGCGATCGTGGGACCGTCCGGGTTCGTGGGGCGTCCGGCCGTGCTGATGTCGAAGCACTGGATGGACAAGGTGTGGAGCTGGGACCACTGCTTCAACGCGCTCGCCCTCGCCGCCGGCCGTCCCGGGCTGGCGTGGGACCAGTTCCAGGTCGTCTTCGACCACCAGGACGACCAGGGCGCCCTGCCGGACTCGATCACCCACGCCGAGGTGCTGCGCAATTTCGTCAAGCCTCCGATCCACGGCTGGACGCTGTCCCGCCTGCGCGGCCGTCTTCCCGGTGGCCTGCCGGAAAAGGAGCGCGTCTACCGGCAGCTGGCGGCGTGGACGACGTTCTGGCTGGACCATCGCCGCGTGCCGGGCCAGCCGTTCGCCCACTACGAGCACGGCAACGACAGCGGCTGGGACAACGCGACCCCGTTCGCCGAACGGCGGCTCGTGCGGACTCCCGACCTCGCGGCGTTCCTGGTGCTGCAGCTGAACGAACTGGCCGTCCTGGCTGTCGAGCTGAAGGACCCCGGCGCTGCTGCGCGGTGGCGTTCTCTCGCGGGCGACCTGCTGACGGCGCTGCTGGACCGGCTGTGGGACGGCACTCGTTTCGTCAGCCAGCCGGTCTCGACCGGCTCGAGCCTGCTCGATCTCATGCCGATCGTGCTGGGGGAGTACCTGCCTTCCGACGTTCGTGACAAGGTCGTGGCCGGGCTTGAGGAGCATCTCACCGACATCGGGCTGGCCACTGAGCAGCCGGCTTCCTCGTTCTACGAGGCTGACGGTTATTGGCGCGGTCCGGTGTGGGCGCCTGCGACGGTGCTCGTCGAAGACGGTCTGCGGCGGGCTGGTGCTGTCGATCTTGCCGATCGTGTCAGTGCTCGGTTTCGTTCTGTGTGTGAGAAGTCCGGGTTTGCGGAGAACTTCGACGCCTTGACCGGTGAGGGGTTGCGTGATCGTGCTTATACCTGGACTGCCAGTGCTTACCTTCTTCTTGCCGGTTCTGCTGAGCGTCGTGCTTCGTCTGGTTGAGTCTCAAGATGCGGCTTCGCCGTGGCGTGGGAAATCGGCGCTCCTCGGGTTGTCTTCTCGTTGTGGTCGGCAGCGCCGATTCCCCACGCACCGAGTCCCTTCCGCCTTTCTCGTAGGTGTTCCGGTGCTGTGACAGGTTGGCTTTGGTGGTACCTGATCGTGTGATGACAGGTGTTCGATTGTCGGTATTCTTGAGTTATGGCCGAACATGCGATCTGGCAAGCTGATGCGGTGGCACTCGCCGACCGTCTCGGTGAGCTGTTCGCGTGCATGCGGTCTGCTGAGGCTGAAGTTGGTGCGTTGGTGGTGGAGATCGAGCGGCGGGGTGTGCTGGAGCTGTTCGGCTACCGGTCCGTTCCCCGGCTGCTCGAGCATCTGGTGGATGTCCCGAAATCCTCGGCCGAGCGGATCGTGAAACGCGCCCGGGCCATCAACCCTGGCGCGACCCTCGACGGCACCCCGATTCCCGCAGTCGCTGCTGCCACGGGCGTTGTGGCTCGGTCGGGGCGGTTGAGTAATCCGATGATCGACGTGATTGTCGGGGTGTTGCGGGATGTTCCGCCCGAGCATCGTGAGGGTGCCGAGCAGCATTTGCTTACCTTCGCTGAGGAGGCCGGGCATCGGCAGGTCGCCGCCCTCGGCGCCCGCATCCTGGCCCACCTCGACCCCGACGGCACCGAACCGGACGACACCGAAATCACCACCCCCACCCGGGAACTGTCGTTGCGGCGCAAGAGAACCGGGATGTGGGAGATCAGCGGCAAGCTCGACGATGAGACCGGTGCCCGCGCCAGTGCGCTGCTGGACTCGCTTGCTCAGCGTCGCAGCACCGGCGAGGGTCCCGACTTGCGGTCTCCGCAGGAGCGTTACGGCGATGCGTTCTCCGACGCGGTCGATCTGGCGTTGAATGGCCCGGAGTTGCCGAGGCAGGCTGGTGAACGCGCGCACGTGATGGTCGCGGTCTCGCTGGAGGACTTGAAGTCCGGGATCGGCACCGCCCTCCTGGGTGACGCTGGGACAATCTCCGCGGCCGAGGCGCGGTTGCATGCTTGCGACTGCAAGATCATTCCTGTGGTCCTTGGCGGCCAGAGTGAACCCCTTGATGTTGGGCGCCTGCGGCGGCTGGTTCCCACGGGGATCCGGCATGCCCTCTACCTGCGTGACCGGGGTTGTGCTTTCCCGGGGTGTCATCGGCCGCCCCGGCATTGTCAGGGCCACCACGTTCGCCATTGGGCGGATGGTGGCCCGACGGAGCTGGGCAATCTCGTGCTGATGTGCGCCCACCACCATCGGCTGGTGCATCGCTCCGGGTGGGAAGTTCGCATCGCCGCCGACGGTCTCCCGGAGTTCCTACCGCCGGTGTTCCTGGACAAGCAGCGAAAACCCAGGCGTAACAACCTCCACCTACCCCTGCCCTTCGCGGCATAGACAACAGAACATGGGACAGGCCCGGAGCCGCACGGCTACGGGCCTACACCCACGCCATTCTCATACACACGTTGAGCCTACTGGCGTTGAAGACGGTCGCGGAGTCCCATGAGTACAACTGGACTCCAGTGTGGACGGTCGTGCCCAGGTCGATCGTGGTCGACCGCCACCGAGCGCGATGCACTGGTGCACGTTGTCAAGACGGTGCAGCCGTCTCGCCGGGCACCTGGTCGCCCGTACTGGGTCGGCCTCGGCTCTGTCTTGCTTCGGATGGGCGCACCCGCACGGTGCGGCCGTCTTGTCGAGCACCTGCCCGCCCCGTACTGAGCCGGCCCCGGCCCTGGCCCCGGATACCCGCCACTGGGGTGATACGCAGCCGGCTGAGGCCTATCCCGTCACCTCCGCGGCTTGCCGGCAGTGCCCGGGGGTCCGCCGAGCCCCGGATTCCCAAGGAGCAGCAGCGGCATGACAGCAGGCGGCTGCCCACCAACGGCCCATACCTCCGAACGCCTCCTCAAGCAGCTGATCCCGGCCCGCACAGTGCGGATATTGCCAACCGTGTGCCGGGCCGTTTACAGTCTCCTTCCTGGGAGCGCTCCCAACCTGCGGCCGGCTCGACGACGAGGAGATGGCGAATGCGGGCAAGGAAGTTGCGGACCGGTCTGGCCTTGCTGGCCGCGGCGGCGCTCGGGCTGACGGCCGGGTCCGTTCCCGCGTCGGCCGCTGACTACGAGCGGCTGCTCAACGGCACCTTCTCCGGTGGCACCATCGACCCCTGGTGGGCCGGGTCCGGCACTACCGGCCGCGTCACCGCTGGGGAGTTCTGCACCGACGTCACCGGTGGTACGGCCAACGGCTACGACGCTCTGGCCGGGCAAAACGGGGTTCCCTTCGAGGCGGGACAGCAGTACACGCTGACCTTCGACGCGCACGCCACCACCGCCCAGCAGATCTCCGCCGTCGCCGGGGAGGCCGTCTCACCCTACCGGCAGATCTCGCGCACCGACCTGACCGTCACGCCGGCGACCCAGCACTTCACCGTCACCTTCACGTCCACTTTGGACTTCCCGAACGCCGGCAACGGGCAGCTGGCGTTCTGGTTCGGCGGCCAGGCCGCGAACAACACCGTCTGCCTGGACAACATCTCCCTGATCGGCGGTGTCATTCCGCCCGGTGGCCTGCCACCCACCAGTGGCATCCGGGTGAACCAGGAAAGTTACACGCCTGGCTTGCCCAAGAAGGCCACCGTGATCAGCGACTCGGCCACGGCACTGACGTGGACGCTGAAGAACTCCGCCGGCGCCGCCGTCGCCACCGGGCAGACCCGGCCGCGCGGTGCGGACGCCGCTTCCGGTGAAAAGGTGCACGAGATCGACTTCTCCGCCTATGACACCGCGGGGACCGGCTACACGCTGACCGTCGGCTCCGAGACCAGCTTCCCCTTCGACATCTCCGCGGACGGGCTGAAGAAACTGCGCTACGACTCGCTCGCGTTCTTCTACCACCAGCGCAGCGGCATCGCGATCGACGCCCGATACGCAGGCGCGGCCTACGCTCGCCCGGCGGGGCACCTGAACGTCGCGCCGAACCAGGGCGACAACAACGTTCCCTGCCGGTCCGACCTGAACTGCGGCTACACCCTCGACGTGCGCGGTGGCTGGTACGACGCCGGCGACCAGGGGAAGTACGTCGTCAACGGTGGCATCGCCACGTGGGAACTGCTCGACGAGTACGAGCGCGCGCTGCGGATGGGCGACGCGAGCGCGCTGGGCGACGGGAAGCTGGCTATCCCGGAACAGGGCAACGGCGTGCCCGACATCCTCGACGAGGCGCGCTGGGAGGTCGACTTCCTGCTGGAAATGCAGGTCCCCGACGGCAAGCCGAACGCCGGCATGGTGCACCACAAGATCCACGACGCGCAGTGGACGAGCCTGCCCACCCGCCCCGACCAGGACAGCCAGCCTCGCCGGCTCTCCCCGCCGAGCACGGCCGCCACGCTGAACATGGCCGCCGTCGCGGCGCAGGCGTCGCGGTTGTGGCGGACCATCGACCCGGCGTACTCGGCGAAGCTGCTGGCCGCGGCCGAGAAGGCCTACGCCGCGGCGAAGGCCAACCCGAATGTGCTCGCGGACCCCAACGACGGCACCGGTGGCGGCACCTACAGCGACAACACCGTGACCGACGAGTTCTACTGGGCCGCCGCGGAGCTGTACACGACGACCGGCAAGAGCGCCTACCGCAGTGACGTCACGGGCTCCTCGCTCTACCGCGGCGCCAGCTTCACCACCCACGGCTTCGACTGGGGCTCGACGGGCGCGCTCGGCGACATCACTCTCGCCCTGGTGTCCAACGACCTGCCGGCGGCCGACGTCGCGGCGATCAAGACGGCGATCACCACGACCGCCGACAGCCACCTGGCGCAGATGGCGGCCATGGGCTACCCCGCGCCCTACCGCACCGCCGACGGTACGTACGAGTGGGGCTCCAACGGCCTGGTCGCCAACAACGGCGTGGTGCTCGGCCTGGCGTACGACTTCACCAAGCAGGACAAGTACCGCGACGGCGCGTTCCAGGCCATGGACTACCTGCTGGGACGTAACCCCGCGAACTACTCCTACGTCTCCGGCCACGGCGACCAGGCCGTGCAGAACGTGCACCACCGGTTCTGGGCGCACGAGCTGGACCCGTCGCTGCCGACCGCCCCGCCCGGCGCGCTGTCCGGTGGGCCCAACAGCGGCCTGCAGGACCCGACCGCCGCGCGGCTGCTCGCCGGCTGCGCGCCCCAGCGCTGCTTCGTCGACGACATCCAGGCGTACTCGGTGAACGAGGTCGCCATCAACTGGAACTCGGCGCTGGCGTGGCTGGCGAACTGGACCGCGGAGAAGTCCCCGTCCACTGTGGACACGACACCCCCGGCCGCCGCGGGCGAGCCCGCCGTCTCCGCGGTGGCCGGCACCAGCGCGACGGTGACCTGGGCGGCGTCCTCGGATCCGGAAAGCGGCATCAAGGGCTACGACGTGGTCAGCGTGACCGGCGCGGCCCGCAAGGTCCTCGCCACCGTCACCGGGACGACCGCGACCTTGACGGGCCTGACGCCGTCGACCGCCTACACCCTGGTCGTGGTGGCCCGCAACGGCGCGGGCCTCGCCGGTCCCGACTCGCCGTCCGCGCAGTTCACGACGCTGCCGGACAAGCCGGCCGGCGGGTGCGCGGTGACGTACACCGCGAACACGTGGAACAGCGGGTTCACCGCCGCCCTCACCCTGACCAACACCGGCACCACGGCCTGGACGACGTGGGCGCTGAAGTTCTCCTTCCCGGGCAGCCAGAAGGTGACGCAGGGCTGGTCGGCGACGTGGTCGCAGTCCGGCCCGGACGTGACCGCCACGGCCATGCCCTGGAACGGCTCGGTGGCGCCCGGGAAGTCGGTGCCGATCGGCTTCAACGGCAGCTACACCGGAACCAACTCGAATCCGGCGGCCTTCACGGTGAACGGGAAGGCGTGCGGCTGAGCTGGGCCGCCGCCGGGCCGGGTGCCTCGGAGGATGTGACGGTGAGTTATTCGACGGATCCGCGGGCGGCGCGATCGGTGACCTGTCCCTGCTCGGTCAGGTGCAGCTGCCGGGTGGTCGACTGGGCGGTGTAGACGAGCGCGGCGATCGCGGTCACCGCGGTGACGCCCGAGACGACCGACTGCACCACGAGGGTGGTCGGCGAGGTCGTGGTTCGCGGTCGTCCCCGCGGCGTTGCCCGGCGGCCGCGCGAGTTCCTGGGCTTCGCCGGGGCTCATCACCTGAGCGTCAGCACCGTGCCCTACGCCCTGGCCGAGGCGGACCAGGCGCAGACGGACCTGGTCGAGACCGGCCGCCGTCGCGGCAAAGTTGCCGGTTCGCCGCCGCAAAAAGCCTGATGACCAGCGCACATGTGAATCGGCGCGCACCACGGGGCGTCGCGCTA
This window of the Amycolatopsis balhimycina FH 1894 genome carries:
- a CDS encoding carbohydrate ABC transporter permease, with the protein product MTRHWRTAAGLVLTAVMLFPVYWMVNVSLTPAGRMRKSPPDWFPADPTFEGYERVLREQLPYFTTSLFVALGTVALTLALAAPSAYALAKLRPRGHRSLGFVLLVAQMVPGIIMALGFYGIYVKLGITNTAWGLVLADSTIAVPFAVLILTSFMTSVPDELVQAATIDGAGAVRTFWSVVLPASRNGVVTAGLFSFLWAWSDFVFAATLDGGGSMRPLTLGIYRYIGNNNQEWNSIMATAVVASVPAAVLLVLAQRFVAAGVTAGAVKD
- a CDS encoding amylo-alpha-1,6-glucosidase, producing MPTGEFSLREIPFSYPGSWLDVSPVVAQATCADDPHLVSHRHGMHAVLALVADGPVTATPSELAWGRGRIRAAFASPEALRIAGRGAELRIRAAEPTLTPFTGTYFFTDPVDGSGVFTSYETGYRYRITVLSGHVRHIGAEALGTAERAVVVSGDEWEVAIEELPGARAQYVPEQTFDEVVTAALAAFTTFADDVAPWRSERTPAAELACYVLWSAIVGPSGFVGRPAVLMSKHWMDKVWSWDHCFNALALAAGRPGLAWDQFQVVFDHQDDQGALPDSITHAEVLRNFVKPPIHGWTLSRLRGRLPGGLPEKERVYRQLAAWTTFWLDHRRVPGQPFAHYEHGNDSGWDNATPFAERRLVRTPDLAAFLVLQLNELAVLAVELKDPGAAARWRSLAGDLLTALLDRLWDGTRFVSQPVSTGSSLLDLMPIVLGEYLPSDVRDKVVAGLEEHLTDIGLATEQPASSFYEADGYWRGPVWAPATVLVEDGLRRAGAVDLADRVSARFRSVCEKSGFAENFDALTGEGLRDRAYTWTASAYLLLAGSAERRASSG
- a CDS encoding HNH endonuclease signature motif containing protein, whose translation is MAEHAIWQADAVALADRLGELFACMRSAEAEVGALVVEIERRGVLELFGYRSVPRLLEHLVDVPKSSAERIVKRARAINPGATLDGTPIPAVAAATGVVARSGRLSNPMIDVIVGVLRDVPPEHREGAEQHLLTFAEEAGHRQVAALGARILAHLDPDGTEPDDTEITTPTRELSLRRKRTGMWEISGKLDDETGARASALLDSLAQRRSTGEGPDLRSPQERYGDAFSDAVDLALNGPELPRQAGERAHVMVAVSLEDLKSGIGTALLGDAGTISAAEARLHACDCKIIPVVLGGQSEPLDVGRLRRLVPTGIRHALYLRDRGCAFPGCHRPPRHCQGHHVRHWADGGPTELGNLVLMCAHHHRLVHRSGWEVRIAADGLPEFLPPVFLDKQRKPRRNNLHLPLPFAA
- a CDS encoding glycoside hydrolase family 9 protein; amino-acid sequence: MRARKLRTGLALLAAAALGLTAGSVPASAADYERLLNGTFSGGTIDPWWAGSGTTGRVTAGEFCTDVTGGTANGYDALAGQNGVPFEAGQQYTLTFDAHATTAQQISAVAGEAVSPYRQISRTDLTVTPATQHFTVTFTSTLDFPNAGNGQLAFWFGGQAANNTVCLDNISLIGGVIPPGGLPPTSGIRVNQESYTPGLPKKATVISDSATALTWTLKNSAGAAVATGQTRPRGADAASGEKVHEIDFSAYDTAGTGYTLTVGSETSFPFDISADGLKKLRYDSLAFFYHQRSGIAIDARYAGAAYARPAGHLNVAPNQGDNNVPCRSDLNCGYTLDVRGGWYDAGDQGKYVVNGGIATWELLDEYERALRMGDASALGDGKLAIPEQGNGVPDILDEARWEVDFLLEMQVPDGKPNAGMVHHKIHDAQWTSLPTRPDQDSQPRRLSPPSTAATLNMAAVAAQASRLWRTIDPAYSAKLLAAAEKAYAAAKANPNVLADPNDGTGGGTYSDNTVTDEFYWAAAELYTTTGKSAYRSDVTGSSLYRGASFTTHGFDWGSTGALGDITLALVSNDLPAADVAAIKTAITTTADSHLAQMAAMGYPAPYRTADGTYEWGSNGLVANNGVVLGLAYDFTKQDKYRDGAFQAMDYLLGRNPANYSYVSGHGDQAVQNVHHRFWAHELDPSLPTAPPGALSGGPNSGLQDPTAARLLAGCAPQRCFVDDIQAYSVNEVAINWNSALAWLANWTAEKSPSTVDTTPPAAAGEPAVSAVAGTSATVTWAASSDPESGIKGYDVVSVTGAARKVLATVTGTTATLTGLTPSTAYTLVVVARNGAGLAGPDSPSAQFTTLPDKPAGGCAVTYTANTWNSGFTAALTLTNTGTTAWTTWALKFSFPGSQKVTQGWSATWSQSGPDVTATAMPWNGSVAPGKSVPIGFNGSYTGTNSNPAAFTVNGKACG